A genomic stretch from Etheostoma cragini isolate CJK2018 chromosome 8, CSU_Ecrag_1.0, whole genome shotgun sequence includes:
- the asb13b gene encoding ankyrin repeat and SOCS box protein 13, which translates to MELTRNRPSLYGEIAHGLGFWTGRSAVHEAAAQGRALQLQQLIEGGAAVNIVAVDSITPLHEACIQGQTQCVRLLLDAGAQVDARNIDGSTPLCDACAAGSLECVKLLLEYGATVNPRLFTFSPLHEACMGGNSDCVQLMINKGAFIEAHDCHYGTPLHVACARQHLDCAKVLLIAGANVNAAKIHETALHHAAKSKSIDLIDLLMEFGGNVYARDNLNKKPIHYTSPGSPSYLCLEFYENNPLSLQQISRVAVRGALGTRASEVVFKLGLPNRIISFLSYMPPPAIKM; encoded by the exons atgGAGCTCACTCGGAACAGACCGTCATTGTATGGAGAAATCG CTCATGGTCTTGGATTCTGGACTGGCCGGTCAGCAGTGCATGAGGCCGCTGCACAGGGCAGGGCCCTTCAGCTACAGCAGCTGATCGAGGGAGGTGCAGCAGTAAACATAGTGGCAGTTGACTCCATAACCCCCCTGCATGAGGCGTGTATACAGGGACAGACCCAATGCGTCAGACTGCTGCTGGACGCTGGTGCACAG GTTGATGCTCGTAACATAGATGGCAGCACTCCGCTGTGTGATGCCTGTGCAGCCGGGAGCCTTGAATGTGTCAAGCTGCTGCTGGAGTACGGAGCCACAGTTAATCCTCGGCTGTTTACCTTCTCCCCACTTCACGAAGCTTGCATGGGAG GGAATTCTGATTGTGTTCAGCTTATGATTAATAAAGGAGCTTTCATAGAGGCACATGACTGCCATTATGGGACACCGCTTCATGTAGCCTGTGCAAGGCAACATCTTGACTGCGCAAAAGTTCTGCTCATTGCAG GGGCAAATGTGAATGCTGCCAAGATACATGAGACGGCCCTTCATCATGCAGCCAAATCAAAGAGCATTGACCTGATTGATCTACTCATGGAGTTTGGGGGGAACGTGTACGCCAGAGATAACCTGAACAAAAAACCCATCCACTACACCAGTCCTGGATCTCCTTCTTATCTCTGCCTTGAGTTCTATGAGA ATAACCCCCTCAGTCTACAGCAGATCAGCAGAGTGGCTGTGAGAGGGGCGCTGGGCACAAGAGCAAGTGAAGTTGTTTTCAAACTGGGCTTGCCCAATCGCATTATAAGTTTTCTTTCTTACATGCCACCTCCAGCTATCAAAATGTAA
- the LOC117949428 gene encoding neuroepithelial cell-transforming gene 1 protein-like, which produces MEENEEVGGRTVEKKKQKLRRMSSRTSTTSVISATEPSPQKLRRKNSKKPPLQRGSSFTFLTPGTPWDFSLKRKRKEKEDDTVSLSSFDLKEPSNKRVRPLAKVSSLVNLISPSKNGAVRRFGQTIQSMSLRGGDSKSPGMSLKTVSKTAGPTPTKRRNSTLWSETLDVHQKSAFSTKEIKRQEAIYELYRGEQDLIEDLQLARKAYHDPMLKLSIMTEEELAHIFGDLDAYIPLHEDLLMKLTEGTGPDGTVGLIGQIVIDWLPGLNAYKGYCSNQLAAKALLDQKKLDRRVQDFLQRCLESPFSRKLDLWSFLDIPRSRLVKYPLLLREILRHTPPDHPDVTSLERAITIIQEILSDINMRKGESECQYYIDKLEYLDDKQRDPLIDNCKTLLCHGELRNKSGSRLHVFLFSELLVLTRPVTRNDKSCFQVYRQPIPVLDLALEDLQDGEIRMGGSFRGAFTNGEKAKNVFRVSSLDPSHGQSHTLHVNDVYHKQQWLNCLRNAMAQQQGAPPRVQQGEAVRAKRRSSTVSATISDEETNENCPPVYGPKLRPQTLSKTRLDQKSQGSLKRKESGV; this is translated from the exons ATGGAAGAAAACGAAGAAGTTGGTGGAAGGACggtggaaaagaaaaagcagaaacttCGCAGGATGTCATCGAGGACGTCCACCACCAGTGTCATCAGCGCGACAGAGCCTTCTCCACAAAAACTCCGGAGGAAAAACTCCAAGAA ACCTCCACTGCAGAGAGGCAGCTCCTTCACTTTTCTCACTCCTGGGACTCCGTGGGACTTCAGTCTA AAGAGAAAGCGCAAAGAGAAGGAGGATGACACAGTCAGTCTGTCCAGCTTCGATCTTAAG GAGCCCAGTAACAAGCGTGTCCGACCTCTGGCCAAAGTTTCATCTCTAGTCAACTTGATATCTCCTTCAAAGAACGGAGCGGTGCGGCGCTTTGGACAGACCATCCAG TCAATGTCATTACGTGGTGGTGACAGCAAGTCACCAGGGATGTCCCTCAAAACCGTCAGCAAGACAGCAGGTCCCACTCCCACTAAACGCAGGAATAGCACGCTGTGGTCGGAGACGCTGGACGTCCATCAGAAGAGCGCATTCTCCACCAAAGAGATCAAGAGACAAGAG gcAATTTATGAGCTTTACAGGGGAGAGCAGGATCTCATAGAAGATCTTCAGCTAGCACGAAAG GCATACCATGATCCAATGCTAAAACTCTCCATCATGACAGAGGAGGAACTGGCTCACATATTTGGGGACCTGGATGCATACATCCCCTTACATGAGG acTTATTGATGAAACTGACAGAGGGAACTGGCCCCGATGGAACAGTAggtctgattggacagatagttaTAGACTGG CTTCCTGGTCTGAACGCTTACAAAGGCTACTGCAGCAACCAGCTTGCAGCCAAAGCCCTGCTGGACCAGAAAAAATTGGACAGGCGGGTGCAGGACTTCCTGCAGCGTTGCCTAGAGTCGCCCTTCAGCAGAAAGCTGGATCTCTGGAGCTTCCTCGACATCCCACGGTCACGCCTGGTGAAATACCCGCTGCTGCTGAGAGAGATCCTCAGACACACTCCTCCCGATCACCCAGATGTTACCAGTCTCGAGAGAGCT ATCACTATAATCCAGGAGATTCTGTCTGATATCAACATGAGGAAAGGGGAGTCTGAATGCCAGTATTATATAGACAAACTGGAGTATCTGGATGATAAGCAGCGGGACCCTCTCATAGATAACTGTAAGACTCTACTTTGTCACGGCGAGCTGCGGAACAAGAGTGGCTCG AGGCTGCatgttttcctcttctctgaGCTCCTGGTCCTGACCCGACCGGTGACCCGGAACGACAAGAGCTGCTTCCAGGTGTATCGACAGCCCATCCCAGTTCTGGACTTGGCTCTAGAGGACCTGCAGGATGGAGAGATCCGCATGGGGGGGTCCTTCAGAGGGGCTTTCACCAATGGAGAGAAAG CTAAGAATGTTTTCCGTGTGAGCTCTCTGGATCCTTCCCATGGCCAGTCCCACACCCTGCATGTCAACGATGTCTATCACAAGCAGCAGTGGCTCAACTGTCTACGCAATGCAATGGCCCAACAACAGGGGGCTCCACCCAGAGTTCAGCAGGGAGAAGCTGTCAGAGCCAAGCGTCGCTCCTCCACTGTCTCAGCCACCATCTCGGATGAGGAGACAAACGAGAACTGTCCGCCTGTCTATGGCCCTAAACTCAGGCCTCAGACACTCTCCAAAACCAGACTGGACCAGAAGTCACAAGGCTCACTAAAGAGGAAGGAGTCTGGAGTGTAG